Part of the Candidatus Latescibacterota bacterium genome is shown below.
ATCAGTATGACACTTCATATCCTACGATCGCAGATGGTTCAGATGAAGCCAACGCTATTTTCAATAAAAAGTACCAGAGGATAAGTGGACTGTCGGCGGTACCTCTGAATTATTTTATCGATGGTGAGGGCAGGGTTGTCAAAGGGTGGTACGGGTTCAAGGAGAAGGGTGACGACAGCGAGGAAATGATAAAGAAGATGCTCGAAGAAAACAGGACACGCCTTGAAGAAGCTGTCGATCATCTGCTCGGATTCGTAGAAGGATCGGACTGTGTGTTTATCCGTAACGGAAAGGAAAACGGACCAGAAGCCGCCGCAAAGCACATCAAACGCAAGGCAAAGCACTTCAGGAAAGAGATCTGGACTCCGGAAGATTTCATTCGCCTTTCGGCCACAAAGAGCGAACGGTCGGGAAAACCCTATATGGTCAGAGTCGCCGGGAGAGCAGAGATACCATGCGCTGAATGGCTGATCGAAGAACTCACCGCGTACTGCGGACGGTAACAGACGATTCGGTGGCTAATTAATTTTCATCACAGCCCCGAGGTTGGTTAACGTTCGCGTCTACTCCTTGTCTTTCAATTCAGTCATCAGTATCAGATGGCGCTGATTCCACTTGTCGCCACTTTTTACATGAAATCTGTCTTCCAACGTGCCATCCGGGCGCAGAAAATAACTGGTTTTGAAAGGCCTGTTTCCTTCCTGGACGATGCTCTCACCCTCCATAATGACAAGGTCACCCTCGATCTTCACTGCTCCCCTGCTGAGCTGTCCTCTGTTGGTCAGACTTAGAAATGCGACTTGCTGTTTTCCAGCATCCCAGTAGTATATCGTCTCCATCGCGAATGAAAGCTCATCGACACTTTTTGTGAGGCGCACCGATTGGCCGTCGAGAATCGATTCCCATTTCACTATATGCCTGTAATGGGCGTCTTCAGGGTTTGAGTAATGACCGAGCCAGGTCTTTCCGATAAAGGGCCGCATAAACTCCATATGCTCGCCGAGTTCCTGACCCTGTGCCTGGAGTGCAATGCAAATGATCAGAACGGTAGTTATCATAAACAGACTGGAATTTCTTTTAATCAAAATACCTCCTCATGCAATTTGGATCGGGCAAAAATCACATCTGTCTTACTCGCCCATCTGCGCGGGGTTCGGTGTCTTGATAATCAGGAATGTCGCGTTTGTCTCGGACTTATTCTTTATGTTCATCGGCGTCTTGAAAGCAATAGGCACAAGATCGCCTTCCCTTGCGACGATATCCTTTCCGGACAGATTAATGATGACTTCCCCGTCCAGGATAATTATATGCACATTAGAGTTTGCATTGTGCTGGGGCACTGCCTGCCCGGGTTTCAATGCTGCCTGCATCATCAATATATGATCTTCGTCTACAAGCTTTCTTTTACCCATTCCATTGTCAACGTAAGGTGCCCCGTCTAAAAGGTTTACTATTTTGTCTTCCGCTACGGACTGGATCGGGATACAGATGTACATAAGCAGAATCGCAGCAGCAATGAGTCTTTTCACAGGGTTCTCCTTTTGTTGAATCCATTGAATAACCAGATTTCAGGAAATACTATGACAGGGAATGTGAGTGTGTGTCAATAAGTCAGGAATCCTTATTCAGAATCCAGTATCTCTCGGACTTTGAATGCCAGTTCCTGCATCGAGAAGGGTTTCTGGAGGAAGTGCACACCTTCTTCCAGGATTCCCCTGTGAACGATCACATTGGCCGTGTAGCCGGACACGAACAGGCACTTGAGTTCCGGAGTAATGGATTGCAGTCGTTCGGCCAGGTCCCGGCCGTTGATTTCGGGCATGACGACATCGGTCATAAGCAGGTGGATCTTATCTGAGTGCTTCTCGACAATCCCAATGGCTTCGCTGGGAGAACTCGCGGTCAGCACGTTGTAGCCTAATCGTTTGAGAATAGTCTGCCCCATTTTCAGCACCGCTTCTTCGTCTTCCACCAACAGCACCGTTTCGCCCTTGCTCCCGGGCATCTCTGCGAGGTTCGACTTTTGTTTCTCAACGGGTCGACCCGTATGTCGGGGGAGGTAGATCCTGAATGTCGTTCCCTCGCCGGGTTTGCTATACGTGGAAATGAATCCCCCGTTCTGTTTGATGATGCCGTATACCGTAGCCAGTCCGAGTCCGGTGCCCTCACCGATGTCTTTGGTGGTGAAAAATGGCTCGAAGAGATGATCGATGACCTCTTTGTCCATTCCGCAGCCGTCATCGCTCACTGCAAACATCACATAATCACCGGGGAGAAATTCAGGGTGTTCCACACAGAATGTCTCATCAAAAGTTGTGTTTTCCGTCTCGATAGTGACTTTGCCCACGCCGGTGATGGCAGCACGGGCGTTGATGCACAGGTTGGCCAGGATCTGGTCGACCTGGTTGGGGTCGATCTTCAGGAGCCACAGGTCCGTCCCAGGCACCAGGATCAGGTCGATGTCCTCGCCGATGAGTCTCCTCAACATTTTGAGCATTCCAGATACAGTTTCGTTCAAATTCAGGATTTTGGGCATTGCGGTCTGTTTCCGGGCGAAGGCCAGCAGTTGCCGGGTCGTATCGGCTGAGCGTTGAGCGGCCTTCTGAATTTCCTCGAGGTCAGTATGGAGAGGCTCGGTCGGTTTTACCTGGCTCAGGGCGATCTCCACGTAACCGAGGATCACACTCAGCATGTTGTTGAAGTCGTGGGCCACGCCCCCTGCCAGTCGGCCCACAGATTCCATCTTCTGGGACTGGTGCAATTGCTCCTCCAGTTTCAGTTCTTTGGTGATGTCACGCTTGACCGCCACATAGTTTATCGTCCGGCCTGATGTATCGCGCACCGGCGAGATGACGGCTTCCTCGTTATAGAGTGTACCATCCTTTTTCTTGTTGACGAATCGGCCCGTCCAGGTGTCGCCTTGCCTGAGAGTACTCCACATCTCCTTGTAGAATGTATCATCGTGTTCGCCGCTCTTCAGGACTTTCGGATTCTGGCCGATGGCTTCCTCGCGCTTGTAGCCTGTGATCAGCTCAAAGGCCGGGTTGACATATAGTATAGTGCCTTCGGTATCGGTGATGACTATGGTCTCCGCAGCCTGCTCTATGGCAGACATCAACCGTTCCCGCTCTTCTTCGTCCTGCTTGCGCCTGGTGATATCCTGGAACACACAGTAAGTCTGTCGGAAACTGCCATCAGGCGAGTATCCGATACAACCTTCGAAAGCGATATCCAGAAAGTGCCCGTCCTTATGCCTGATCTTGAATTGAACATCGGTTACAAAGCCACAATGTTTAAATTCTGGAAAGTTTTTCTCGAAAATCGGGTTCCAGTCAGGATGCAGGAACTCCGCAAAGCTTTTGCCAATAACATTTTCCCTTTTGTAGCCAAGCGTCTTCAACCAGGCTGGATTCACGTCGATGAAACGGCCATTCTCATCAAGAGACTGGTAAGCAAGGGGGGCGTTATCGTAAAGTGCCCTGTATTTTTCCTCGCTTACCTGCAACGATTCTTCGGCCCGTTTGAGGTCGGTGATGTCGCGTAATATTTCCAGCTTGGAAATGCTGCCGTCAGAGTTCTTCAGTGGAGTATCGATCAGGTCATACGTTTTTCCGGTTTTGTCTAAATAATATTCCCAACGCACTGTTTTTCCCGCAAAGACCTCGGCGTTTTTGCACCAGGGGCATTTTTCTTTTCTGTCGATGAAATATTCATAACATTTCCTGCCATCATAGGCGCCGATCTCTTTTGCAAGTACAGGGTTTACATATTCGATATCGTATTGTTGGTTAACAATGTAAACACCATCTTCCATCGCCCCGAAAATGCTCTTTAGTTTGTCACTCTCAACGCGAAGCTCCGTTGTGCGCTGGTCCACCAATTGTTCCAGATGTTCCTGATCATGAAGGAGGTCGGCCTGCGCGAGGTGCAATCGGCGATTCAGTATAATAACGTAAATCGTGAACAGGGAGAGCAGGACAAGGGTGCCCAAAAGGGCAAAGGCTTCGATCAGATGCTGGGCGAAAAATTGTTTTAGCGTAACTTCCCCATGGCCTTTATATAGTCCCACGTGCAACTCCCGCAGGATTTCGTGCACAGAACTGTAATCGTGGGGAATCGTCCAGCATGTATAGTTTCCGGTAATGGCAGCGGGATCACTCATGTCCATGGACAGTAGGACAATTGTCACACTCTGAGCAAGTTTATCCGGTGTCTCGCGCAGAGCGGCGAATGCCCATTCGGGATAGCTGCGTGTACTGTGAATAAATGGGAGGTCATCGTCTATCTGGCCGAGTACTTTGATTGCTCCCTCAGCAAGTTCTCCACGCTCAATAAGTCCTTCGATGATTCCGGTGCGGATAGTACCGATGTCAACCTCGCCTCTCAACACACTGTAAATAACTGGTGGCTGTGTTCCCTCCGGTGCAAAGAGTACTTCAGAACAATCTTCGAAGGGATCGATGCCAATATCTTTCAGTTCGCGCAGGGCCATCCACCAGCCGCCGAAGGCCTCCCGATGCACGCCCATGATGCTATGACCTCGGATATCGCTGATCGACTCGATATCAGTCCTGTCCGCCCTCGT
Proteins encoded:
- a CDS encoding cupin domain-containing protein; translated protein: MKRLIAAAILLMYICIPIQSVAEDKIVNLLDGAPYVDNGMGKRKLVDEDHILMMQAALKPGQAVPQHNANSNVHIIILDGEVIINLSGKDIVAREGDLVPIAFKTPMNIKNKSETNATFLIIKTPNPAQMGE
- a CDS encoding PAS domain S-box protein, whose translation is MKYSLILRHPYTTLKVSFTVMLAVALMHTAVCSTESSDRSIPDETVRIGVRAHSGIKAAFEKWGPTTDKLSQAIPGYTFELVPIIQFDAVRKAVSDGTIDFVLTNPAAYVELEARFGVTRILTLKNLRIGGGSTQFAGVFFTRADRTDIESISDIRGHSIMGVHREAFGGWWMALRELKDIGIDPFEDCSEVLFAPEGTQPPVIYSVLRGEVDIGTIRTGIIEGLIERGELAEGAIKVLGQIDDDLPFIHSTRSYPEWAFAALRETPDKLAQSVTIVLLSMDMSDPAAITGNYTCWTIPHDYSSVHEILRELHVGLYKGHGEVTLKQFFAQHLIEAFALLGTLVLLSLFTIYVIILNRRLHLAQADLLHDQEHLEQLVDQRTTELRVESDKLKSIFGAMEDGVYIVNQQYDIEYVNPVLAKEIGAYDGRKCYEYFIDRKEKCPWCKNAEVFAGKTVRWEYYLDKTGKTYDLIDTPLKNSDGSISKLEILRDITDLKRAEESLQVSEEKYRALYDNAPLAYQSLDENGRFIDVNPAWLKTLGYKRENVIGKSFAEFLHPDWNPIFEKNFPEFKHCGFVTDVQFKIRHKDGHFLDIAFEGCIGYSPDGSFRQTYCVFQDITRRKQDEEERERLMSAIEQAAETIVITDTEGTILYVNPAFELITGYKREEAIGQNPKVLKSGEHDDTFYKEMWSTLRQGDTWTGRFVNKKKDGTLYNEEAVISPVRDTSGRTINYVAVKRDITKELKLEEQLHQSQKMESVGRLAGGVAHDFNNMLSVILGYVEIALSQVKPTEPLHTDLEEIQKAAQRSADTTRQLLAFARKQTAMPKILNLNETVSGMLKMLRRLIGEDIDLILVPGTDLWLLKIDPNQVDQILANLCINARAAITGVGKVTIETENTTFDETFCVEHPEFLPGDYVMFAVSDDGCGMDKEVIDHLFEPFFTTKDIGEGTGLGLATVYGIIKQNGGFISTYSKPGEGTTFRIYLPRHTGRPVEKQKSNLAEMPGSKGETVLLVEDEEAVLKMGQTILKRLGYNVLTASSPSEAIGIVEKHSDKIHLLMTDVVMPEINGRDLAERLQSITPELKCLFVSGYTANVIVHRGILEEGVHFLQKPFSMQELAFKVREILDSE